The genomic stretch GTTCCCGCCATTCGATTTTGTGACCTTTCCGTCGCAGATCCTGTGGCTGGCCATCACGTTCGGCATCTTCTATCTGGTGATGAAGAGGGTGATCGTTCCGCGCGTCGGCTCCATCCTGGAAGACCGGCATGACCGGATCGCCCAGGATTTGGATGAAGCCGAAAGGCTGCGCAACGAGGCCGATGCCGCGATTGCCGCTTATGAGAAGGAACTGGCCCGGGCGCGCGACGAAGCTCGTGCGATTTCGGCGGCCGCCGCCGAAAAGGCCCGTGCCGAGGCCGAAGCCGAGCGGGCCGAGCTCGAGAGCCAGCTTGGCAAGAAGCTTTCCGAAGCCAATGCCCGGATCGAAAAGGTGCGGTCCGAGGCGCTTGCCGAAGTCGGCACCATTGCCGAGGACACCGCCGCCCAGATCGTGACCCACCTTATCGGCGGGCGCGTTGCCAAGGGCGATGTCGAAGCGGCCGTATCTGCGGCCAAGGAGGGCTGATCATGGCACTTGACGCGACATTTTATGCCTTTGTCGGCCTGATCCTGTTCTTCATCGTCGTGGCCTATTTCAAGGTTCCCGGCATCATGCTTCGCTCGCTTGATTCGCGCGCGGACGAGATTCGCGATGAACTGGCGGAAGCCAAGCGTCTGCGCGAGGAGGCCCAGCACGTGCTGGCCGACTATCAGCGCAAGCGCCGCGAGGCAGAAGAGGAAGCCAAGGATATCGTCGCCGCGGCCGAACGCGAGGCCCAGGCGATCAAGGAAGAGGCGCGTCGCAAGACGGAAGAATATGTCGAGCGCCGCACCGCCTTTTCCGAGCAGAAAATTCGTCAGGCCGAGCACGACGCCATCGAGGCCGTTCGTGGCGCGGCCGTGGACGTGGCCGTGGAAGCGGCGCGCATCGTCCTTGAAAAGAAGGCCACTCCCGCGGTTCAGTCGAAGCTGTTTTCGAAGTCCGTCGACTCGGTCAAGACGCGGCTCAACTGAGGGCGCTCATGCCTTTTTGAAGAAGTATACCGGCAAGCGCTGCGGCGCTTGCCGTTTTTGTTTTCGGAGCCCAGACGAGGGCGTTGGCATTGACTTTCCGGGAGTGAACAAATGGCAGAACGCATTGACGGCAAGGCGATTGCCGCAGGGGTGATCGAGACGGTCAAGACGGCCACGGCCGAACTGAAGCGCGCCAGCGGCGTCGTGCCGGGGCTTGCTGTCGTCATCGTCGGCGATGATGCGGCAAGCCATACCTATGTGGCGGCCAAGGGCAAGCGCGCCAAGGAATGCGGTTTTCATTCGGTGCAGGTCACGCTTGATGCCGATACCAGCCAGGCGGAACTCGAAAAGGTCGTTGGCGAACTCAATGCCGATCCGTCAATCCACGGCATCCTCGTGCAGCTTCCGCTGCCCGGCCATCTCGACGAGTTTCCGGTGATTCAGATGATTCGCCCGGAAAAGGACGTCGACGGGCTTTCGATCGTCAATGCCGGCAAGCTTGCCGTGGGCGACCTGAAAACCGGGCTGATTTCCTGCACGCCGGCCGGAGCGATGATCCTTGTTCGTTCGATCCACGGCGATGACCTCTCAGGCCTCAACGCCGTCGTCATCGGCCGCTCCAACCTGTTCGGAAAGCCCATGGGCCGGCTCCTGCTGCAGGCCAACGCCACGGTCACCATGGCCCATTCGCGCACCGCCGATCTTCCTTCCGTGTGCCGCAGCGCCGATATTCTCGTAGCTGCGACGGGGCGTGCCGAGATGGTCGGGGCCGAGTGGGTGAAGCCCGGGGCGACAGTCATTGATGTGGGTATCACCCGTGTTCCTGCGCCGGAGCGCGGCGAGGGCAAGACCCGGCTTCTCGGCGACGTTGATTTCGCGGCGTGCGAGAAGGTTGCAGGCGCGATCACGCCGGTTCCCGGCGGCGTCGGGCCGATGACGATCACCATGCTCATGGCCAATACGGTGATTGCCGCCTATCGCGCCGTCGGTCTCGAAGCGCCGCGCTTCTGAAATCGGTCGCCGGAGGCCCAAGGAAGCCCGGCTTTGACCCTTAGTTGAACGCCTTGAAGGTGACGAGGGTGAAGGTGTCTTTCACGCCCTCGATCGTTTGCAATTGGCTGGTGACGAAGTGGCCGATGTCGGCCTCGGCCGGCAGGTAGAACTTTGCCAGGAGGTCGTAATGGCCGGAGGTCGAATAGATTTCCGAGGTTTCCTCAAGCGTGCGCACGACAACGTCCGCTACGTCATAGGCCTGGCCGGGATGGCATTTGAACTGCACGAAAATGGTCTGCATGGTTTGTCCTGACGGGTGTCGCCGGCGCGGGCGGCAAGGGGCCGGGACCGCGGCTGTTGAAACAGGAGTCATCTAGCGGAGAATCGCGCGCATCGCAAATCGGTGGATTTTGCGAATTTACTATATTGATACAATATTCCATTATATATAATTATATGAAAGTCGTCTGGCGTATGGCGGGAAGGCGCGCAGCCGCTTGGCGGGCGAGGCGCAAGCCTCCTGTTTCGCCAGAAACCGGGCCGGTCGCCCTGGGGCCAAGACATGCCCGGTGACGTGCGCTGACGAAGGCCTTTCGGCGAGGCCTTTGATCGGCGAGTTGCGCGGCCGCACGCGGGAACGGAACAATGACCGCCGGGTTCGGCGTTGTGGAAAGAGAAAACAGGGAGACCATCCATGCCCATATCGGAACTGCTCACAAACCGCCTCAAGGACAAGACGCTGACGCGTTCCGGCGCTTTCATTGCCGGCGAATGGGCGGAGGCCGCAACCGGCGGCAAGACATTCGACGTTACCAATCCGGCGACCGGCGAGGTGATCGCGACCCTGCCGGATTGCGGCAGGGAAGATGTCGACACGGCGATCGCTGCCGCCCACGAGGCGCAGAAGAGCTGGGCGAAGAAGACCGGCAAGGAACGCGCGGCTGTTCTTCGCAAGCTCTACGACCTGATGGTCGCCAATGCCGATGATCTCGCAACGATCCTCACCATCGAGATGGGCAAGCCCTTCGCCGAGGCGCGCGGCGAGATCCTTTACGGCGCGGCCTATGTCGAGTGGTTCGGCGAGGAGGCCAAGCGCGCCTATGGCGATATCATTCCGGGCCATCAGGCCGACAAGCGTATCATGGTCATCCGTCAGCCCGTCGGCGTCGTGGGAGCGATCACCCCCTGGAATTTCCCCAATGCCATGCTCGCGCGCAAGATGGCCCCGGCTCTCGCCGCCGGCTGCTCGATCATCTCCAAGCCGGCGCAGCTGACGCCGCTCTCCGCACTTGCCATGGCTTATCTGGCAGAACAGGCCGGGCTGCCGGCGGGATTGTTTTCGGTGGTCACGGCGACCAGTTCCTCGATGGTCGGCAAGGCCTTCAGCGAGGATGACCGCGTGCGCAAGGTAACCTTCACCGGCTCAACCGAGGTGGGCCGCATCCTGATGCGCCAGGGCGCCGACCAGATCAAGAAGCTCGGGCTGGAACTCGGCGGCAATGCCCCCTTCATGGTGTTCGACGACGCCGATCTCGATGCCGCCGTCGAGGGCGCGATTGCCTCCAAATACCGCAATGCCGGGCAGACCTGCGTATGCGCCAATCGTCTTTACGTGCAGTCCGGCGTCTATGACGCCTTCGCCGAAAAGCTGGCCAAACGGGTGGCGGGGCTGAAGGTCGGAGACGGCATGGCCGAAGGCATGGATATCGGCCCGATGATCGACGAGAACGCCGTCGAGAAGGTGCAGGACCACATTCAGGACGCCGTCTCCAAGGGGGCCGAAATCACGCTCGGCGGCGGGCGTCACGAAAAGGGCGGGCTGTTCTTCCAGCCAACGGTTCTGACCGGCGTCACGCCCGAGATGAAATGCGCGCGCGAGGAAACCTTCGGCCCGGTCGCGCCGCTGTTCCGGTTCGAGACCGAGGAGGATGTGATCCGCATGGCGAATGACACCGAATTCGGCCTCGCCTCCTATTTCTTCTCCTCGGATGTGGCAAAGATCTTCCGTGTGGCCGAAGCGCTGGAATACGGCATTGTCGGCGTCAATACGGGCCTCATCTCCACCGAGGTCGCGCCCTTCGGCGGCGTCAAACAGTCCGGCCTCGGCCGGGAAGGCTCCAAATACGGTCTCGATGACTATACAGAGCTGAAATATATCTGCCTTGGCGGCATCGCGTAGCAAACACAAAAAAGGCGGGCTCAGCAGCCCGCCTTTCTCATATCGGCAACAAGGAGACATCAGTCCTTGGCGCGCTCCACATAGGAGCCGTCCTCGGTGAGGATCACCACGCGGGTGCCGGCATCGATATGCGGCGGCACCATGGTGCGCACGCCGTTTGACAGCATGGCGGGCTTGTAGGAGGAAGACGCCGTCTGGCCCTTGACCACCGGTTCTGTCTCGGTGATCTCCAGCGTGACATGGCGCGGCAGTTCCAGCGCAATGGCAACGCCCTCATGGATCGACAGGATCACCGTCATACCTTCCGACAGGTAGTTGGCGGCATCGCCGACATCGTCCGGGCTCATGGTGAGCTGGTCGTAAGTTTCAGGGTTCATGAAATGGAACCCTTCGGCGTCATTGTAGAGGAAGGTGTGGTCGGTGTCCTCGACGAAGGCCCTCTCCACCTGCTCGGTCGTCTTCCAGCGTTCCGAAACCTTTGTGCCGTCGGCGATGCGGCGCATGTCCACCTGGGTCACGGGCGTGCCCTTGCCGGGGTGAAAATTCTGGGCGGTAAGAACGACATAGAGCTTGCCGTCGACATCGACGACATTGCCCTTGCGCAGCGATGAGGCAATGACCTTGACCATGAGACTTCCTTGCGTTGGCGGCCGGGACTATCTATAGACCGCGCATTCCCTTTGCATTCGTGAGAGCGGGACTAACGCAAATCCGCTTTGAATTCCAGTGCCAAACGCCGGATTGCAACGAACGAGAAGGAAAGGCTTCAGGAAAAATGCCGGACGAAAACGCCGCTGCCCCGTCATCGCCCTGGTGGCTGTCCGACAGGCACCGTGACCGGCGGCCGGCGCTTCTGGCCCGCAACCGGATCATGGCGGCGATGCGCGCCTGGTTTGCGGATGAGGCGTTCATCGAGGCCGATCTTCCGGCGCTACAGGTCTCGCCCGGAAACGAGACCCATCTTCATGGGTTTTCAACGGACATGATCGGCAATGACGGCGCGGCGAAGGCGATGTACCTGCACACCTCGCCGGAATTTACCGCCAAGAAACTGCTGGCGGCGGGCGAGGAACGTCTGGTCGCCTTTTCCCGTGTCTATCGCAATCGCGAGCGAGGGCCGCTGCACCATCCGGAATTCACCATGGTGGAATGGTATCGCGCGCGCGAACCCTATGAGAAGCTGTTTGCCGATTGCTCCGCCCTGCTGGCGCTTGCGGCGCGGGCCGCCGGAACCGGGCGTTTTGCCTGGCGGGACGGGAATTGCGATCCCTTTTCCGCCCTCGAGCGGTTGAGCGTGGCCGAGGCCTTCGCGCGTTTTGCCGGGATCGATCTACTCGCCACGATCGCGGCTGACGGCTCGACCGACCGCGACGGCCTTTCCGGGCAAATGAGAGAGAAGGGGTTTCGATACGGCAATGACGACAGCTGGTCGGATCTTTTTTCGCGCGTGCTTGTCGAGAAGATCGAACCCAGGCTCGGCCATGGCCGCCCGACGCTTCTCGATGCCTATCCCGCGCCCGAGGCCGCTCTTGCGCGAAAGAGCGAGGACGATCCGCGCGTCAGCGAACGCTTCGAGCTCTATGTCTGCGGCGTCGAGCTTGCCAACGGTTTCGGCGAGCTGACGGATGCCGGTGAACAACGTCGCCGGTTCGAAGCCGATATGGCGGAAAAAGAGCGCATCTACGGCGAGACCTATCCGATCGACGAGGATTTTCTGGCAGCCCTTGGGCATATGCCAGCGGCAAGCGGCATCGCGCTCGGCTTCGACCGGCTTGTCATGCTTGCAACCGGCGCGCGCCGGATCGAGGACGTGCTCTGGGCGCCCGTTGCCGGGTGACGCTCAGTTGCCGTCGCCGTTGCAGGCGTGGCGGGTCAGGTCGTTGTCGGCGAGCATGGGCTGCAGCGTGCGCAGTTGCGCGCTGCCGCCGTTTCTCAGGTCCGGCTGGATGATCATCGGGGCGTTCTTCGGCCACCAGTCGCCGCTCGCCCAATAGGCCCAGCCAATCCAGGCCTTCTGATCGTTCTGGATGATGTCCACGATCTGCTTCAGGCCGCGCAGGCACTCGATCTGGTCGGTCGTGCCGAATTCGCCCAGGAAACCCTGATAATTGTTGGTGTTCAGCCAGCCGGTGAAGCTCCGGACGGCATCGACGGCGCCGTCGATATGGCTGCAGTCATCGGCCTTGCCCGAATAGTCGGCATCGGCATACTGATGCACTTCGAAGGCGAAATTGTCCTGGGGGTCGACAACGCCGGTCATCACCGAGGCGTTCGACGGGCCGTAGAAGGTCTGCTCCCAGCTGTGGGCGCCGGTCCAGGCGGTGCCCGGGACGAAAATCAGGTTGCCAGCGCCGATATTGCGGATCGCCGCGATCGCCGCGTTGGCGGCGGTCAGCCATTCCGGCGCTTCGATGTCGTGCGGCTCGTTCATCAGGCCGAAGATGATGTCATCGTCATTGGCGAAGACGGCCGAGAGACGCTTCCAGAAATCGGCAAAGGCTTCGACCGGCACGTCCGGGCTGCCGATCACATGGCCGCGATAGCGCGCGTAATTGTGCGGGTCGAGGATGACGACCATGTTGTTGTCGCGCGCGGCTGAGATCGTCGCCTGCATGCGCGACAATTCCGTGGCGTCGAACACCCCGTTCAGCGAAGGCTGGAGACGTTCCCAAAGGAAGGGAAGCCGGATGGCGTTGAACTTGTCCTCGGCCAGTGAATCGATCGTTTCCTTCGAGGGGTAGATGTAGCCCTGGCCGTAAGGATCGCCGGGCTGGCCGAACTCGGCGCCGGCGACATTGATGCCGTGCAGCGTCATTTCACAGTTCTGTGCGGCAAGCGCCGTCGATGACAGCGCGAGGGACAGCGCCGTGGCCGCGACGGCGACGGTTGAAATCCGCCTCTTCAGGGTGGTGGCAGAAGACCGGCATGGCGCGGATTCCCTCAAGCGACGCATATACTGATACTCCAATCATCCCTTCCGCCTTCGGGCGGGTCGGCCCCGTCATGACAGCTGTCGCTGAACTAT from Martelella sp. AD-3 encodes the following:
- a CDS encoding F0F1 ATP synthase subunit B, yielding MIVTPALAQTSEGADAHTETTLAEIEHHEEQVFPPFDFVTFPSQILWLAITFGIFYLVMKRVIVPRVGSILEDRHDRIAQDLDEAERLRNEADAAIAAYEKELARARDEARAISAAAAEKARAEAEAERAELESQLGKKLSEANARIEKVRSEALAEVGTIAEDTAAQIVTHLIGGRVAKGDVEAAVSAAKEG
- the folD gene encoding bifunctional methylenetetrahydrofolate dehydrogenase/methenyltetrahydrofolate cyclohydrolase FolD, translating into MAERIDGKAIAAGVIETVKTATAELKRASGVVPGLAVVIVGDDAASHTYVAAKGKRAKECGFHSVQVTLDADTSQAELEKVVGELNADPSIHGILVQLPLPGHLDEFPVIQMIRPEKDVDGLSIVNAGKLAVGDLKTGLISCTPAGAMILVRSIHGDDLSGLNAVVIGRSNLFGKPMGRLLLQANATVTMAHSRTADLPSVCRSADILVAATGRAEMVGAEWVKPGATVIDVGITRVPAPERGEGKTRLLGDVDFAACEKVAGAITPVPGGVGPMTITMLMANTVIAAYRAVGLEAPRF
- a CDS encoding F0F1 ATP synthase subunit B, whose amino-acid sequence is MALDATFYAFVGLILFFIVVAYFKVPGIMLRSLDSRADEIRDELAEAKRLREEAQHVLADYQRKRREAEEEAKDIVAAAEREAQAIKEEARRKTEEYVERRTAFSEQKIRQAEHDAIEAVRGAAVDVAVEAARIVLEKKATPAVQSKLFSKSVDSVKTRLN
- a CDS encoding NAD-dependent succinate-semialdehyde dehydrogenase, coding for MPISELLTNRLKDKTLTRSGAFIAGEWAEAATGGKTFDVTNPATGEVIATLPDCGREDVDTAIAAAHEAQKSWAKKTGKERAAVLRKLYDLMVANADDLATILTIEMGKPFAEARGEILYGAAYVEWFGEEAKRAYGDIIPGHQADKRIMVIRQPVGVVGAITPWNFPNAMLARKMAPALAAGCSIISKPAQLTPLSALAMAYLAEQAGLPAGLFSVVTATSSSMVGKAFSEDDRVRKVTFTGSTEVGRILMRQGADQIKKLGLELGGNAPFMVFDDADLDAAVEGAIASKYRNAGQTCVCANRLYVQSGVYDAFAEKLAKRVAGLKVGDGMAEGMDIGPMIDENAVEKVQDHIQDAVSKGAEITLGGGRHEKGGLFFQPTVLTGVTPEMKCAREETFGPVAPLFRFETEEDVIRMANDTEFGLASYFFSSDVAKIFRVAEALEYGIVGVNTGLISTEVAPFGGVKQSGLGREGSKYGLDDYTELKYICLGGIA
- the epmA gene encoding EF-P lysine aminoacylase EpmA; amino-acid sequence: MPDENAAAPSSPWWLSDRHRDRRPALLARNRIMAAMRAWFADEAFIEADLPALQVSPGNETHLHGFSTDMIGNDGAAKAMYLHTSPEFTAKKLLAAGEERLVAFSRVYRNRERGPLHHPEFTMVEWYRAREPYEKLFADCSALLALAARAAGTGRFAWRDGNCDPFSALERLSVAEAFARFAGIDLLATIAADGSTDRDGLSGQMREKGFRYGNDDSWSDLFSRVLVEKIEPRLGHGRPTLLDAYPAPEAALARKSEDDPRVSERFELYVCGVELANGFGELTDAGEQRRRFEADMAEKERIYGETYPIDEDFLAALGHMPAASGIALGFDRLVMLATGARRIEDVLWAPVAG
- a CDS encoding glycoside hydrolase family 5 protein, with translation MRRLRESAPCRSSATTLKRRISTVAVAATALSLALSSTALAAQNCEMTLHGINVAGAEFGQPGDPYGQGYIYPSKETIDSLAEDKFNAIRLPFLWERLQPSLNGVFDATELSRMQATISAARDNNMVVILDPHNYARYRGHVIGSPDVPVEAFADFWKRLSAVFANDDDIIFGLMNEPHDIEAPEWLTAANAAIAAIRNIGAGNLIFVPGTAWTGAHSWEQTFYGPSNASVMTGVVDPQDNFAFEVHQYADADYSGKADDCSHIDGAVDAVRSFTGWLNTNNYQGFLGEFGTTDQIECLRGLKQIVDIIQNDQKAWIGWAYWASGDWWPKNAPMIIQPDLRNGGSAQLRTLQPMLADNDLTRHACNGDGN
- the efp gene encoding elongation factor P; this translates as MVKVIASSLRKGNVVDVDGKLYVVLTAQNFHPGKGTPVTQVDMRRIADGTKVSERWKTTEQVERAFVEDTDHTFLYNDAEGFHFMNPETYDQLTMSPDDVGDAANYLSEGMTVILSIHEGVAIALELPRHVTLEITETEPVVKGQTASSSYKPAMLSNGVRTMVPPHIDAGTRVVILTEDGSYVERAKD
- a CDS encoding Lrp/AsnC family transcriptional regulator, which produces MQTIFVQFKCHPGQAYDVADVVVRTLEETSEIYSTSGHYDLLAKFYLPAEADIGHFVTSQLQTIEGVKDTFTLVTFKAFN